A genomic stretch from Halobellus sp. LT62 includes:
- a CDS encoding YeaH/YhbH family protein, whose translation MGLREDLERFREVGEKRREDLKSFIRYGDLSGSDSDRIEIPIKVVDLPEFQYDRLDRGGVGQGQGGTPEIGQPVGQPQPQSGDGDDDGEPGEEGGEHEYYEMDPEEFAEELDEELGLDLEPKGKKVIEEVEGDFTDVTRTGPNSTLDFERLFKQGLKRKLATDFDEAFVREAMKVAGETPRSVYRWCREENILVSLSWIEAEWEEIPESERGRWTSFEEMTDAVERTTTVQRIRRDGLREVPFRRDDERYRHPEIEEKKEKNVVVVNIRDVSGSMRKTKRELVERTFTPLDWYLQGKYDNAEFVYVAHDADAWEVEREEFFGIRSGGGTRISSAYELVKEILAEEYPFAEWNRYVFAAGDSENSSNDTTERVIPLMREIPANRHAYVETQPGGTAINATHAEEVARAFEDDGDVVVASVKAPEDVTDAIYEILQPASSKATAKPTTEG comes from the coding sequence ATGGGACTGAGAGAGGACCTCGAACGGTTCCGGGAGGTCGGCGAGAAGCGCCGCGAGGACCTCAAGTCGTTCATCCGCTACGGCGACCTCAGCGGCTCGGACTCCGATCGGATCGAGATCCCAATCAAGGTCGTCGACCTGCCGGAGTTCCAGTACGACCGGTTGGACCGCGGCGGCGTCGGCCAAGGGCAGGGCGGGACCCCGGAGATCGGCCAACCGGTGGGCCAGCCGCAGCCACAGTCCGGAGACGGCGACGACGACGGCGAGCCCGGCGAGGAGGGCGGCGAGCACGAGTACTACGAGATGGACCCCGAGGAGTTCGCAGAAGAGCTCGACGAGGAACTCGGCCTAGACCTCGAACCGAAGGGCAAGAAGGTGATCGAGGAGGTCGAAGGCGACTTCACCGACGTCACCCGCACCGGCCCGAACAGCACGCTCGACTTCGAGCGGCTGTTCAAGCAGGGCCTCAAGCGCAAGCTCGCCACCGACTTCGACGAGGCGTTCGTCCGCGAGGCGATGAAAGTCGCCGGCGAGACGCCCCGGTCGGTCTACCGCTGGTGTCGGGAGGAGAACATCCTCGTGTCGCTTTCGTGGATCGAGGCCGAGTGGGAGGAGATCCCCGAGTCCGAACGCGGCAGATGGACCTCCTTCGAGGAGATGACCGACGCCGTCGAGCGGACAACGACCGTCCAGCGCATCCGCCGCGACGGGCTCCGAGAGGTGCCGTTCCGCCGCGACGACGAGCGGTACCGCCACCCCGAGATCGAGGAGAAGAAGGAGAAGAACGTCGTCGTCGTCAACATCCGCGACGTGTCGGGGTCGATGCGGAAGACGAAACGCGAGCTCGTCGAGCGGACGTTCACCCCCTTGGACTGGTACCTGCAGGGGAAGTACGACAACGCCGAGTTCGTCTACGTCGCCCACGACGCCGACGCGTGGGAAGTCGAGCGCGAGGAGTTCTTCGGGATCCGCTCGGGGGGCGGGACACGCATCTCCAGCGCCTACGAACTCGTCAAGGAGATTCTGGCCGAAGAGTACCCCTTCGCGGAGTGGAACCGCTACGTGTTCGCCGCGGGGGACTCGGAGAACTCCTCGAACGACACCACAGAGCGGGTGATCCCGCTGATGAGAGAGATCCCCGCGAACCGCCACGCCTACGTGGAGACGCAACCGGGCGGCACCGCGATCAACGCGACGCACGCCGAGGAAGTCGCCCGGGCCTTCGAGGACGACGGCGACGTCGTCGTCGCGTCCGTCAAAGCGCCGGAAGACGTCACCGACGCCATCTACGAAATTCTCCAGCCCGCGTCCTCGAAGGCGACCGCGAAACCGACGACGGAGGGATGA
- a CDS encoding PrkA family serine protein kinase, whose protein sequence is MTAAHTPENGGGSSRDYVDVADDHLRGTYEEPMSLREYVDAAFERPSIAAHAAKYLLDAIESTGTRTVLEEGETRERYRFFDDPANDGEHAVLGNTDVLNGFVDDLRTIATERGKSEKIIWFNGPTATGKSELKRCLINGLRAYSKTDAGRRYTIEWNVASGGDTRGLSYGGETTGTEREADWYESPVQAHPLSVFPRDVREELLTALNDADGGHVPIAVDQELDPFSREAYDLLEERYRRNGARELFSAVTDPAHLRVKNYVVDVGRGIGVLHSEDDGTPKERLVGSWMPGMLRELDSRGRKNPQAFSYDGVLSQGNGLLTIVEDASQHADLLQKLLNVPDEGRVKLDKGIGMDVDSQLLIISNPDLDAELDKYADRNDHDPLKALKRRLDKHAFRYLTTVSLEAELIRRELTDETSVWEVDSEEELRERVRAPLVVDVRNGPGEVQRRELAPHAIAGAAMYSVLTRLDGEDVPSEYDLLDKARLFDVGYLDEDGDRTEIDEFAFDREGEGSHGIPVTFTRDVVADLLQGETDRWHPDLDVERVVLPDDVLDAMVEGLHDAPVFSRAERAEYEGRTAMAREYVRDRQESDVLAAMLADHSVERETVAEYVEHVYAWDGDEQVETDRGPVDPDPLRMKLFEIEQLGRFGEDDYVGSAPTETVKRFRRERIITALNRYAWQNRDEGFAVGDVDLSGIPIIQSVLSAHDWADVRRRYEDFDPAQWTDPPANTETARLKARTIDELVDRGYTEASAELTSRAVMREIRDRWDDTGGA, encoded by the coding sequence ATGACCGCAGCACACACCCCCGAGAACGGCGGCGGTTCGTCGAGAGACTACGTCGACGTCGCCGACGACCACCTCCGCGGCACCTACGAGGAGCCGATGAGTCTCCGCGAGTACGTCGACGCCGCGTTCGAGCGGCCGTCGATCGCCGCGCACGCCGCGAAGTACCTCCTCGACGCGATCGAGTCGACGGGGACGCGCACGGTGCTCGAAGAGGGCGAGACGCGCGAGCGCTACCGCTTCTTCGACGACCCGGCGAACGACGGCGAGCACGCCGTGCTCGGGAATACGGACGTTCTGAACGGCTTCGTCGACGACCTCAGAACGATCGCAACCGAACGCGGGAAATCCGAGAAGATCATCTGGTTCAACGGCCCCACGGCGACCGGAAAATCCGAACTGAAGCGCTGTCTCATCAACGGCCTGCGGGCGTACTCGAAGACCGACGCCGGTCGCCGCTACACGATCGAGTGGAACGTCGCGTCAGGCGGCGACACCCGCGGGCTCTCCTACGGCGGCGAGACGACCGGGACCGAGCGGGAGGCCGACTGGTACGAGAGCCCCGTGCAGGCGCACCCCCTGTCGGTCTTCCCCCGCGACGTCCGCGAGGAGCTGCTAACCGCGTTGAACGACGCCGACGGCGGACACGTTCCGATTGCCGTCGATCAGGAGCTCGATCCGTTCTCCCGAGAGGCGTACGACCTCCTCGAAGAGCGGTACCGTCGGAACGGCGCTCGCGAGTTGTTCTCGGCGGTGACCGACCCCGCACACCTGCGCGTGAAGAACTACGTCGTCGACGTGGGGCGGGGAATCGGCGTCCTCCACTCGGAAGACGACGGGACGCCCAAAGAGCGGCTCGTGGGGTCGTGGATGCCCGGGATGCTCCGCGAACTCGACTCCCGCGGCCGGAAGAACCCACAGGCGTTCAGCTACGACGGCGTGCTCTCGCAGGGCAACGGCCTGCTCACGATCGTCGAGGACGCTTCCCAGCACGCCGACCTGCTCCAGAAGCTCCTCAACGTGCCCGACGAGGGTCGCGTGAAGCTCGATAAGGGGATCGGGATGGACGTCGACTCTCAGCTACTCATCATCTCGAACCCCGACCTCGACGCCGAGCTCGACAAGTACGCCGACCGCAACGACCACGACCCGCTGAAGGCGCTCAAGCGTCGGCTGGACAAGCACGCGTTCCGATACCTCACGACCGTCTCGCTCGAAGCCGAGTTGATCCGCCGCGAACTCACCGACGAGACGTCGGTCTGGGAGGTCGACAGCGAGGAGGAGCTCCGCGAGCGCGTCCGCGCGCCGCTCGTCGTCGACGTCCGTAACGGCCCCGGCGAGGTCCAGCGCCGGGAACTCGCCCCGCACGCCATCGCCGGCGCGGCGATGTACAGCGTCCTCACGCGCCTCGACGGCGAAGACGTCCCGTCCGAGTACGACCTGCTCGATAAGGCGCGGCTCTTCGACGTCGGCTACCTCGACGAGGACGGCGACCGGACGGAGATCGACGAGTTCGCGTTCGACAGGGAGGGCGAGGGCTCGCACGGAATCCCGGTGACGTTCACCCGCGACGTCGTCGCGGACCTGTTGCAGGGAGAGACCGACCGCTGGCACCCCGACCTCGACGTCGAGCGCGTCGTGCTCCCCGACGACGTTCTCGACGCGATGGTCGAGGGGCTGCACGACGCTCCCGTGTTCTCCCGCGCGGAGCGAGCCGAGTACGAGGGCCGGACGGCGATGGCGCGCGAGTACGTCCGCGACAGACAGGAGTCCGACGTGCTCGCGGCGATGCTCGCCGATCACTCCGTCGAGCGCGAGACGGTCGCCGAGTACGTCGAGCACGTCTACGCGTGGGACGGCGACGAACAGGTCGAGACCGATCGGGGCCCCGTCGATCCCGACCCGCTGCGGATGAAGCTCTTCGAGATCGAACAGCTCGGTCGGTTCGGAGAGGACGACTACGTCGGGAGCGCGCCGACGGAGACGGTAAAGCGCTTCCGCCGCGAGCGGATCATCACCGCGCTGAACCGCTACGCGTGGCAGAACCGCGACGAGGGATTCGCCGTCGGCGACGTCGATCTCTCGGGGATCCCGATCATCCAGTCGGTGCTCTCCGCGCACGACTGGGCCGACGTCCGTCGGCGGTACGAGGACTTCGATCCCGCACAGTGGACCGATCCGCCGGCGAACACCGAGACGGCGCGGCTGAAGGCGCGGACGATCGACGAACTCGTCGATCGCGGCTACACCGAGGCATCGGCGGAGCTGACGAGCCGCGCCGTGATGCGGGAGATTCGCGATCGATGGGATGACACCGGGGGTGCGTGA
- a CDS encoding SpoVR family protein, translating into MATNPRRFRDVARAAADRLDEPVREARALATKLGLDPYPVNYWIVDHDEMNQLIAYGGFQRRYPHWRWGMTYDRQRKQDQFGMGKAFEIVNNDDPSHAFLQESNSLADQKAVITHVEAHADFFRNNEWFGRFSGDAELDAAAMLERHAETIQRYVDDPDIDREDVERFVDAVTCLEDTIDQHRPLAADRDTERTRPEDLRDRLDELRLSESVREAVFDDEWLDDLADAEAAAAALDRPQTDVLGFLREHGTVYDEESGEAVEMEPWQKDVLDLLRREAYYFAPQKMTKVMNEGWAAYWESQMMGEERFAGVEEFVTYADHQSRVLGSPGLNPYKLGKELWEYVENTANRREVAEKLLRVEGITWRNFHEVVDFEAVQRALEPDEAIATVNGDTLDELAALPEDDPRVDWETLDRALSDPDAVDVERYPWKVLTYEGLAERHFSLVKPQNRGFLGRIRRSELEELARYVFDDATYGSVEEAIDDVDKTVGWDRMRAIRESHNDVTFIDAFLSPEFVEANDYFTYEYTRATGDFRVASTDPADVKKKLLLQFTNFGKPTVAVFDDNFENRGELLLGHRYNGIMLDLEEARDVLERVHELWGRPVNLMTIRKQYDEHDVEVARRRNTEPKPTEVGVRIRFDGEEFETFELDDDLRARIEASDIDYDTKPEEWLS; encoded by the coding sequence ATGGCAACTAACCCACGACGCTTCAGGGACGTCGCGCGCGCCGCGGCCGACCGACTCGACGAACCGGTCCGCGAGGCCAGAGCGCTCGCGACGAAGCTCGGGCTCGATCCGTACCCCGTGAACTACTGGATCGTCGACCACGACGAGATGAACCAGCTCATCGCCTACGGCGGCTTCCAGCGCCGCTACCCCCACTGGCGCTGGGGGATGACCTACGACCGCCAGCGCAAGCAGGACCAGTTCGGGATGGGCAAGGCCTTCGAGATCGTCAACAACGACGATCCCAGCCACGCCTTCCTGCAGGAATCGAACTCGCTGGCCGACCAGAAGGCGGTCATCACGCACGTCGAAGCCCACGCGGACTTCTTCCGCAACAACGAGTGGTTCGGCCGCTTCAGCGGCGATGCCGAACTCGACGCGGCGGCGATGCTCGAACGCCACGCCGAGACCATCCAGCGCTACGTCGACGACCCAGACATCGACCGCGAGGACGTCGAGCGCTTCGTCGACGCCGTCACCTGCCTCGAAGACACGATCGACCAACACCGACCGCTGGCCGCCGACCGCGACACCGAGCGAACGCGGCCAGAGGACCTCCGCGACCGGCTCGACGAGCTTCGACTCTCCGAATCGGTCCGCGAGGCGGTCTTCGACGACGAGTGGCTCGACGATCTCGCGGACGCGGAGGCGGCCGCGGCCGCGCTCGACCGCCCGCAGACGGACGTGCTCGGCTTCCTCCGGGAACACGGGACGGTCTACGACGAGGAGTCGGGAGAGGCCGTCGAGATGGAGCCGTGGCAGAAGGACGTCCTCGACCTCCTCCGACGGGAGGCGTACTACTTCGCCCCGCAGAAGATGACGAAGGTGATGAACGAGGGGTGGGCGGCCTACTGGGAGTCTCAGATGATGGGCGAAGAGCGCTTCGCGGGGGTCGAGGAGTTCGTCACCTACGCCGACCACCAATCTCGCGTGTTGGGCTCGCCGGGTCTCAACCCCTACAAACTGGGCAAGGAGCTCTGGGAGTACGTCGAGAACACTGCCAACAGGCGGGAAGTCGCCGAGAAACTGCTCCGCGTCGAAGGGATCACGTGGCGGAACTTCCACGAGGTCGTCGACTTCGAGGCGGTGCAGCGGGCGCTCGAACCCGACGAAGCGATCGCGACGGTCAACGGCGACACCCTCGACGAACTCGCAGCGCTCCCCGAGGACGACCCGCGGGTCGACTGGGAAACGCTGGATCGCGCGCTGTCGGATCCCGACGCCGTCGACGTCGAGCGGTACCCGTGGAAAGTGCTCACCTACGAGGGCCTCGCCGAGCGGCACTTCTCGCTCGTGAAACCGCAGAACCGGGGCTTCCTCGGACGGATCAGGCGCTCGGAACTCGAAGAGCTCGCGAGATACGTCTTCGACGACGCGACCTACGGCAGCGTCGAGGAGGCGATCGACGACGTCGACAAGACCGTCGGGTGGGACCGTATGCGGGCGATCCGCGAGAGCCACAACGACGTGACGTTCATCGACGCGTTCCTCTCTCCGGAGTTCGTCGAGGCGAACGACTACTTCACCTACGAGTACACCCGCGCGACAGGCGACTTCCGCGTCGCCTCGACGGATCCCGCGGACGTCAAAAAGAAGCTGCTCTTACAGTTCACGAACTTCGGCAAGCCGACAGTCGCCGTCTTCGACGACAACTTCGAGAACCGCGGCGAGTTGCTGTTGGGCCACCGCTACAACGGCATTATGCTCGATCTCGAAGAGGCCCGCGACGTCCTCGAACGCGTCCACGAACTGTGGGGACGACCGGTGAACCTGATGACGATCCGAAAGCAGTACGACGAGCACGACGTCGAGGTCGCGAGACGGCGCAACACCGAACCCAAACCGACCGAGGTCGGCGTCCGGATCCGCTTCGACGGGGAGGAGTTCGAGACGTTCGAGCTCGACGACGACCTGCGAGCGCGGATCGAGGCCTCCGACATCGATTACGACACGAAGCCCGAGGAGTGGCTGTCGTAG
- a CDS encoding PrkA family serine protein kinase, whose protein sequence is MNGDRETLETLSRAYKDSVPEDLREAKRFGWYLDAVYEDPRIARNAHQRVADMFDHYGTDYDEQAGVVEYRMASEDPLHDGENTFYGREVHESIHEFVNKVKSGARGLGPQKRIKLLLGPVGSGKSHFDWMVRRYFEDYTTTDAGRMYTFRWTNLCDVIRDQDPGDDVVTSPMNQDPLVLLPQPQRDEVIERLNETLDAPYTIRNDQTLDPASEFYLDALLAKYDDELQEVLENHIEIVRLVASENKRQCVETFEPKDKKNQDETELTGDVNYSKLAVYGESDPRAFDYSGAFCNANRGLFSGEELLKLQREFLYDFLHASQEQTIKPKNNPRIDIDQVIVGRTNMPEYREKKGDEKMEAFNDRTKRIDFPYVLEYDEEAEIYRKMLRNADVPDMHIEPHTLEMAGLFGVLTRITEPDESVSLVQKAKAYNGEIDDGDDIDVRKLRENGEAAADIGEGMDGVSARFIGDEIAEAIMDSTHRGRSYLSSLSVFSHFEANLENHGSIPEDNLDRYHRYLELVREEYKNRAIEDVRHALAYDVDEIRRQGEKYMDHVMAYIDDATVEDELTGREQEPDETFLRSVEEKLEIPDDRKDDFRQEVSNWVSRRARDGTSFDPQDNDRLRRALERKLWEDKKHNINFSALVSANELDDDERSAWIDALIEQGYSSSGAREVLEFAGAEVAKSELEE, encoded by the coding sequence ATGAACGGTGACAGAGAAACCCTCGAAACCCTGAGTCGAGCGTACAAGGACTCGGTGCCCGAAGACCTCCGCGAAGCCAAGCGCTTCGGTTGGTACCTCGACGCGGTGTACGAAGATCCGCGGATCGCCCGAAACGCCCACCAGCGGGTGGCCGATATGTTCGATCACTACGGCACCGACTACGACGAACAGGCCGGCGTGGTCGAGTACCGGATGGCCTCCGAAGACCCCCTTCACGACGGCGAGAACACCTTTTATGGCAGGGAGGTTCACGAGTCGATTCACGAGTTCGTAAACAAAGTGAAGTCGGGGGCTCGCGGGCTCGGACCACAGAAACGGATCAAGCTCCTCCTCGGGCCGGTCGGCTCGGGGAAGTCGCACTTCGACTGGATGGTCAGACGCTACTTCGAGGATTACACGACGACGGACGCCGGGCGGATGTACACCTTCCGCTGGACGAACCTCTGCGACGTCATCCGCGATCAGGACCCCGGGGACGACGTCGTCACGTCGCCGATGAATCAGGACCCGCTCGTCCTCTTGCCGCAGCCCCAGCGCGACGAGGTGATCGAGCGCCTGAACGAGACGCTGGATGCGCCCTACACGATCCGGAACGATCAGACGCTCGATCCCGCCTCGGAGTTCTACCTCGACGCGCTGTTGGCGAAGTACGACGACGAGCTACAGGAGGTACTGGAGAACCACATCGAGATCGTCCGCCTCGTCGCGAGCGAGAACAAGCGCCAGTGTGTCGAGACGTTCGAGCCGAAGGACAAGAAGAACCAAGACGAGACCGAACTCACCGGCGACGTCAACTACTCGAAGCTAGCGGTCTACGGCGAGTCGGATCCCCGCGCGTTCGACTACTCCGGTGCGTTCTGCAACGCGAACCGAGGGCTCTTTTCGGGCGAGGAACTGCTGAAGCTCCAGCGGGAGTTCCTCTATGACTTCCTGCACGCCTCCCAAGAGCAGACGATCAAGCCGAAGAACAACCCCCGAATCGACATCGATCAAGTGATCGTCGGGCGGACGAATATGCCCGAATATCGGGAAAAGAAGGGCGACGAGAAGATGGAGGCGTTCAACGATCGCACGAAGCGGATCGACTTCCCGTACGTCCTCGAATACGACGAGGAGGCCGAGATCTACCGGAAAATGCTCCGGAACGCCGACGTGCCGGATATGCACATCGAGCCGCACACGCTGGAGATGGCCGGGCTGTTCGGCGTCCTCACGCGGATCACCGAGCCCGACGAGTCGGTCTCGCTGGTCCAGAAGGCGAAGGCCTATAACGGCGAAATCGACGACGGCGACGACATCGACGTCAGAAAGCTCCGCGAGAACGGCGAGGCCGCGGCCGACATCGGCGAGGGGATGGACGGCGTCTCCGCGCGGTTCATCGGCGACGAGATCGCCGAGGCGATCATGGACTCGACGCACCGCGGACGCTCGTATCTCTCGTCGCTGTCGGTGTTCTCGCACTTCGAGGCCAACTTGGAGAACCACGGGTCGATCCCGGAGGACAACCTCGACCGCTACCACCGATACCTCGAACTGGTGCGAGAAGAGTACAAGAACCGAGCCATCGAGGACGTCCGCCACGCGCTCGCCTACGACGTCGACGAGATCCGTCGGCAGGGCGAGAAGTACATGGACCACGTGATGGCGTACATCGACGACGCCACCGTCGAGGACGAACTCACCGGCCGCGAGCAGGAGCCCGACGAGACCTTCCTTCGCTCGGTCGAGGAGAAACTGGAGATCCCCGATGACCGAAAGGACGACTTCCGCCAAGAGGTCTCGAACTGGGTCTCCCGCCGCGCCCGCGACGGCACCTCCTTCGACCCGCAGGACAACGACCGGCTCCGCCGCGCCTTAGAGCGGAAGCTCTGGGAGGACAAAAAGCACAACATCAACTTCTCGGCGCTGGTGAGTGCGAACGAGCTCGACGACGACGAGCGGAGCGCGTGGATCGACGCGCTGATCGAGCAGGGGTACTCGTCGTCGGGCGCTCGCGAGGTGCTCGAATTCGCCGGCGCTGAGGTCGCAAAGAGCGAACTCGAGGAGTGA
- a CDS encoding TrkA C-terminal domain-containing protein: protein MSDAMLGVSAATSALQVGSAFADDPTVVGAVTQVVGLAATAAILAALAAIVYRWYTREEIPAWLATLVGASGVALYLNAVGLFQQAVGSNSGDIFDPMTVLINAATLGAAIAVSPAGRAVGDRIATSAFAIAGARELDTEVSRLVSNVGRVRPVELPAEANDIDDIEGFEPVPSATKADIAGKTLLVPRRLRGEDLRDRVVTRIKEDYGVGYVYLELDDDGTVRTLGLGRRAAGLGTTLAPGFAAVAVHADPGAGASAGDAVQLWRRTENADGTETATRVAGGELRAATDDVATVILDEADAAAVDPDEPYRLVTLPTDPGAEREFTALLRAADETMDVVTVDAGSDLDGATLGSVDATVVAVHGAAGAIEAIPPRSRELAAGDALYVVARPERLREVTRRATASPVGDESGMMESAPADDPTA from the coding sequence GTGAGCGACGCGATGTTGGGCGTCTCAGCGGCCACCTCGGCGCTTCAGGTCGGCTCCGCGTTCGCGGACGATCCGACAGTCGTCGGTGCGGTGACGCAGGTAGTCGGGCTCGCGGCGACCGCTGCGATCCTCGCAGCGCTCGCAGCGATCGTCTATCGGTGGTACACCCGCGAGGAGATCCCCGCGTGGCTCGCGACGCTCGTCGGCGCGTCCGGGGTGGCGTTGTATCTCAACGCGGTCGGGCTGTTCCAGCAGGCGGTCGGCTCGAACTCGGGAGACATCTTCGACCCGATGACCGTCCTCATCAACGCCGCGACCCTCGGCGCGGCGATCGCCGTCTCGCCCGCCGGCCGCGCCGTCGGCGACCGAATCGCGACGAGCGCCTTCGCCATCGCCGGCGCGCGCGAACTCGACACCGAAGTCAGTCGACTCGTCAGCAACGTCGGTCGCGTTCGCCCCGTCGAACTCCCCGCAGAAGCCAACGACATCGACGACATCGAAGGATTCGAGCCGGTCCCGTCGGCGACGAAAGCCGACATCGCGGGCAAGACGTTGCTCGTGCCCCGGAGGCTCCGCGGCGAGGACCTCAGAGACCGCGTCGTCACGCGGATCAAAGAGGACTACGGCGTCGGCTACGTCTACCTCGAACTCGACGACGACGGCACCGTGAGGACCCTCGGGCTCGGACGGCGCGCAGCGGGACTCGGGACGACCCTCGCGCCCGGGTTCGCCGCCGTCGCGGTCCACGCCGATCCCGGCGCGGGCGCGTCCGCCGGCGACGCGGTCCAACTGTGGCGGCGGACCGAGAACGCCGACGGGACCGAGACGGCGACCCGCGTCGCGGGCGGCGAACTCCGCGCGGCGACCGACGACGTGGCCACCGTGATTCTCGACGAGGCGGACGCCGCCGCCGTCGATCCCGACGAGCCCTATCGACTCGTCACGCTGCCGACGGACCCCGGAGCCGAGCGGGAGTTCACCGCGCTGCTGCGCGCGGCCGACGAGACGATGGACGTCGTCACCGTCGACGCCGGAAGCGACCTCGACGGGGCGACGCTCGGCTCCGTCGACGCGACGGTCGTCGCCGTCCACGGTGCCGCCGGAGCCATCGAGGCGATCCCGCCCCGAAGCCGGGAACTGGCCGCCGGCGATGCACTCTACGTCGTCGCCCGCCCCGAACGACTCCGCGAGGTCACTCGACGCGCGACCGCGAGCCCGGTCGGTGACGAGTCCGGGATGATGGAATCCGCCCCGGCCGACGACCCGACGGCGTAA
- a CDS encoding ubiquitin-like small modifier protein 1 produces the protein MHTVTWRLFADLAEITGGREHTVSVDADGTVGDALDALIAEYSGLGDRVRDGDALADDVNLMQNGTPASLDSPLEDGDELAMFPPVTGG, from the coding sequence ATGCACACGGTCACGTGGCGGCTCTTTGCCGACCTCGCAGAGATCACGGGCGGACGAGAACACACGGTCTCCGTCGACGCCGACGGCACCGTCGGAGACGCGCTGGACGCGCTAATCGCGGAGTACAGCGGGCTCGGCGATCGGGTGAGAGACGGTGACGCGCTCGCCGACGACGTGAACCTGATGCAGAACGGGACCCCGGCCTCGCTCGATTCGCCGCTCGAAGACGGCGACGAACTCGCGATGTTCCCGCCGGTCACGGGCGGATAG
- a CDS encoding potassium channel family protein, whose translation MASLPVEILYGLYLGVLTGLVPALIAWLLGFGFKYFTGITIPGLGVVALGVTIAGLNGGLLALADPSLTGSVNQLRLTIALIVVLMGTLYAHGQGDKMGESLPKRLSLRELTKRTLSADVIELVGGRGQVEITVVGEISDIEGYPPLPAALRESIREETWTFPADLPLVELESRVETALRTEYDLLEVSVTLDERARATVAAAPPTSGLSKHLRTGERAVSVDALVPTGAARGDEVTVFGDGERFDARLLGVVDVEEESTSSAASEDDQPTAAPDGGDETTSDDDTSADATVQRAAGGRTRATLALSRQPAQALVGADDVRLLVESRGSRREFELVGLLRRTGKRFRRLTVGTDSELAGATLGDAAVRDQHGVVVLAIRSNGSWAIVPRGAQSISAGDDLLVVGGRGDLDAFGEVVA comes from the coding sequence GCGTGTTGACAGGGCTCGTTCCGGCGCTCATCGCGTGGCTACTCGGCTTCGGATTCAAGTACTTCACCGGGATCACCATCCCGGGGCTCGGGGTCGTCGCGCTCGGCGTCACTATCGCCGGGCTCAACGGCGGTCTGCTCGCGCTCGCGGATCCCTCGCTCACCGGCTCTGTCAACCAATTGCGGCTCACGATTGCCCTCATCGTCGTATTGATGGGTACGCTGTACGCCCACGGACAGGGCGATAAGATGGGCGAGTCGCTCCCGAAGCGACTCAGCCTCCGGGAGCTCACGAAGCGGACGCTCTCGGCGGACGTGATCGAACTGGTCGGCGGCCGCGGACAGGTCGAAATCACCGTCGTCGGCGAGATCAGCGACATCGAGGGCTACCCGCCGCTCCCCGCGGCGCTTCGGGAGTCGATCCGCGAGGAAACGTGGACGTTTCCCGCGGACCTTCCGCTCGTCGAACTGGAATCGCGAGTCGAGACCGCACTCAGGACCGAGTACGACCTCCTCGAAGTCTCGGTGACGCTCGACGAACGGGCCCGCGCGACGGTCGCCGCGGCCCCGCCGACGAGCGGCCTCTCGAAACACCTCCGCACCGGCGAGCGGGCGGTCTCCGTCGACGCGCTGGTGCCGACCGGCGCGGCGCGCGGCGACGAGGTGACCGTCTTCGGCGACGGCGAGCGGTTCGACGCCCGCCTACTCGGCGTCGTCGACGTCGAAGAGGAATCCACGTCGTCGGCCGCGAGCGAGGACGATCAGCCGACGGCCGCACCCGACGGTGGCGACGAGACCACCTCCGATGACGACACGAGTGCGGACGCGACGGTCCAGCGGGCGGCGGGCGGGCGCACGCGGGCCACGCTCGCGCTCTCCCGTCAGCCCGCACAGGCGCTTGTCGGCGCGGACGACGTCCGCCTGCTCGTCGAATCCCGCGGCAGCAGGCGCGAGTTCGAGCTGGTCGGGCTGCTTCGCCGAACCGGAAAGCGGTTCCGCCGGCTCACCGTCGGCACCGACAGCGAACTCGCGGGGGCCACGCTTGGCGACGCGGCCGTTCGCGACCAACACGGCGTGGTCGTCCTCGCGATCCGGAGCAACGGGTCGTGGGCGATCGTCCCGCGCGGCGCGCAGTCGATCAGTGCCGGCGACGACCTCCTCGTCGTGGGCGGCAGAGGTGACCTCGACGCCTTCGGGGAGGTGGTGGCGTGA